A genomic window from Rhizobium sp. EC-SD404 includes:
- a CDS encoding ABC transporter ATP-binding protein: MLEARGLKKSFGQIDVTNDVTILVEKGERRVILGPNGAGKTTLFNILVGELKPSAGTIHLNGRDVTGDTVEARAKRGLARSYQKNNLFTELTLKENLALAVATASGASGWFLRDTLSDGEISAKVKDVAAKVGLSDLLDHPVDAVSYGARRQLEVGLALATDPSVILMDEPTSGVGPEMIHGFHRLLKTLPRDLTVVIIEHDMDLALDVADRVSVLNYGELVFEGTPDETRGSSLVNEIYLGGRADA; the protein is encoded by the coding sequence ATGCTTGAAGCACGCGGCCTCAAGAAATCCTTCGGCCAAATCGACGTCACCAATGACGTGACGATCCTTGTCGAAAAAGGCGAACGCCGGGTCATCCTCGGGCCGAACGGCGCCGGCAAAACCACGCTTTTCAACATCCTCGTCGGCGAACTGAAACCGTCCGCCGGCACGATTCACCTCAATGGCCGCGACGTCACGGGCGACACAGTGGAAGCGCGGGCCAAGCGCGGGCTTGCGCGCTCCTACCAGAAGAACAACCTGTTCACCGAGCTGACGCTCAAGGAAAACCTGGCGCTCGCCGTTGCCACGGCTTCCGGGGCATCGGGCTGGTTCCTGCGCGATACGCTGAGTGATGGCGAGATTTCGGCCAAGGTCAAGGACGTGGCGGCCAAGGTCGGGCTGTCGGATCTCCTCGACCACCCGGTCGATGCCGTCTCCTACGGCGCGCGGCGGCAGCTGGAAGTCGGCCTTGCTCTGGCGACCGATCCGAGCGTCATTCTTATGGACGAGCCGACATCCGGCGTCGGCCCCGAAATGATCCACGGCTTTCACCGTCTGCTGAAGACGCTGCCCCGCGACCTGACGGTGGTGATCATCGAACACGACATGGATCTCGCGCTCGATGTCGCGGATCGCGTCAGCGTGCTCAATTACGGCGAACTCGTCTTCGAAGGCACGCCCGACGAGACGCGAGGCAGCAGCCTCGTCAATGAAATCTATCTGGGCGGGCGCGCCGATGCTTGA
- a CDS encoding GNAT family N-acetyltransferase, translated as MRLEVLKGSAISPHVGDLARLRPTVFRAFPYLYEGSDAYEERYLASYARSEDSVFVLAFDSDRVVGASTGIPMADETDEAQAPFLDAGWDVDRIFYFGESVLLPDYRGQGIGVRFFEEREAHAAGLGRFDWAVFCGVVRPLDHPARPADYISLDEFWRRRGYAPLTDLQTTFSWRDIGDDAETAKPMRFWGKRIG; from the coding sequence ATGAGATTGGAGGTTCTCAAGGGATCGGCGATCAGTCCGCATGTGGGGGATCTCGCGCGGTTGAGACCGACCGTCTTTCGCGCCTTTCCGTATCTTTACGAGGGCTCGGATGCCTATGAGGAGCGCTATCTGGCATCTTATGCCCGGTCCGAAGACAGCGTCTTCGTGCTTGCGTTTGATAGCGACCGGGTCGTTGGTGCGTCGACCGGCATTCCCATGGCGGATGAGACGGACGAGGCGCAGGCTCCGTTCCTCGATGCCGGGTGGGACGTCGATCGCATCTTCTATTTCGGGGAATCGGTGCTCTTGCCCGACTATCGCGGGCAGGGAATCGGCGTACGGTTCTTCGAGGAACGGGAGGCCCATGCGGCGGGCCTCGGTCGGTTCGACTGGGCGGTTTTCTGCGGTGTCGTTCGCCCGCTGGATCATCCGGCACGGCCGGCCGACTACATATCGCTCGACGAGTTCTGGCGCCGACGGGGCTATGCGCCGTTAACGGACCTGCAGACGACGTTCAGCTGGCGCGACATTGGCGACGATGCGGAGACGGCCAAGCCCATGAGGTTCTGGGGCAAGCGGATCGGATAG
- a CDS encoding branched-chain amino acid ABC transporter permease, whose protein sequence is MNFWIVQALNGLQLSMLLFLLSIGLTVIFGLMHFVNLAHGALYALGAYVGVSAFALTGMYWGAFLLAPIAVALAGVVLYVGLIRRMRKAGPMNQVLVTFGLIFVLLDITRIIWGDLALSIPEPQLFTGRSELLGVAYPTYRLFIIGLGLTVMAGLWLLLSRTQIGAMIRAGVDNDQMAACLGINVERLFFIVFCIGCALAGLAGAVAAPVLSVTPSMGTQLLIPVLIVVVIGGLGSLKGAIAGSLLVGFIQTFGAVLAPQLASVAIYALLAAVLIFRPAGLFPAKA, encoded by the coding sequence ATGAATTTCTGGATCGTGCAGGCCCTGAACGGGCTCCAGCTGTCGATGCTGCTCTTTCTCCTGTCGATCGGGCTGACCGTCATCTTCGGGCTGATGCATTTCGTCAATCTTGCCCATGGCGCGCTCTACGCGCTTGGCGCCTATGTCGGCGTGTCGGCGTTCGCATTGACCGGCATGTATTGGGGCGCGTTCCTGCTGGCGCCGATCGCGGTCGCTCTTGCCGGCGTCGTGCTCTATGTCGGCCTCATCAGGCGCATGCGAAAAGCCGGGCCGATGAACCAGGTGCTCGTCACCTTCGGCCTCATCTTCGTGCTTCTCGACATCACGCGCATCATCTGGGGCGACCTTGCACTGTCCATACCTGAGCCGCAGTTGTTCACGGGCCGATCGGAGCTGCTCGGAGTGGCCTATCCGACCTACCGTCTCTTCATCATCGGCCTCGGCCTCACCGTCATGGCGGGCCTCTGGCTCTTGCTCTCGCGCACTCAGATCGGCGCGATGATCCGCGCCGGCGTCGACAACGACCAGATGGCCGCCTGCCTTGGCATCAATGTGGAGCGCCTGTTCTTCATCGTCTTCTGCATCGGCTGCGCGCTGGCTGGACTTGCGGGAGCGGTCGCGGCGCCGGTTCTGTCGGTGACACCCAGCATGGGCACCCAGCTTCTCATCCCGGTCTTGATCGTCGTCGTTATCGGCGGCCTCGGCAGCCTCAAGGGCGCCATCGCCGGCTCGCTGCTCGTCGGCTTCATCCAGACCTTCGGCGCCGTGCTTGCGCCGCAACTGGCATCAGTCGCAATCTACGCCCTGCTGGCGGCGGTGCTGATCTTCCGGCCGGCCGGCCTGTTTCCGGCGAAGGCGTAA
- a CDS encoding ABC transporter ATP-binding protein produces MLEIDDLHTGYGETQVIYGLNLRAAAGRVLAILGRNGAGKTTTMKAIMGLLPATRGSIRIEGKDIAGERTFDIARRGIAYVPETRDIFPSLTVKENLQLATRLAPANAEWTMERVLDFFPNLSRRLTNGGNELSGGEQQMLSIARALLMNPRLLLLDEPTEGLAPIIVRQIHEKLSELKAAGMTMVLVEQNFGFATELADDVHVIGRGETVWKGSSSDIIADKAVQKKWLGV; encoded by the coding sequence ATGCTTGAGATCGACGACCTCCACACCGGCTACGGAGAAACCCAGGTCATCTACGGCCTCAACCTGCGCGCCGCCGCAGGGCGCGTGCTCGCTATTCTCGGCCGCAATGGCGCCGGCAAGACGACGACCATGAAGGCTATCATGGGCCTGCTGCCGGCAACGCGCGGCTCGATCAGGATCGAGGGCAAGGATATAGCCGGCGAGCGCACGTTCGACATTGCCCGTCGCGGCATCGCCTACGTGCCGGAAACGCGCGACATCTTTCCGTCGCTGACGGTCAAGGAGAACCTGCAGCTCGCCACGCGCCTGGCGCCGGCCAATGCCGAATGGACCATGGAGCGGGTGCTTGATTTCTTCCCGAACCTTTCGCGGCGCCTGACCAATGGCGGCAACGAGCTCTCTGGCGGCGAACAGCAGATGCTGTCGATCGCGCGCGCCCTTCTGATGAACCCGCGACTGCTCCTGCTCGACGAACCGACGGAGGGCCTTGCGCCGATCATCGTGCGCCAGATCCATGAGAAGCTGTCGGAACTGAAGGCCGCCGGCATGACCATGGTGCTGGTGGAACAGAATTTCGGCTTTGCGACGGAGCTTGCCGACGACGTCCATGTGATCGGCCGCGGCGAGACCGTCTGGAAGGGCTCTTCCTCCGACATCATCGCCGACAAGGCCGTCCAGAAGAAATGGCTTGGGGTTTGA
- a CDS encoding branched-chain amino acid ABC transporter permease produces the protein MFHQTTTKTVTILLLFIGMAIYTVFAGFYGRELVIEAAYLVILAISLDMVAGYGGMVSLCHGAIFGIGAYVFAALTGMMGVSPFIALIAAMAASGLFGLFVGAVTSRTSGIFFIMTTLAFGQMVYVYTFENRALGGDDGMSGVARLDLSMIGIDTNDSLQFALLAIVFAALSYAVAAFIMRSGFGRTLVGIRSNEVRMRALGLPVLRYKAFAFGISGAMAGLAGTIAAQQTMFVSPEMMSWMMSGEALVIVILGGLGTLVGAAVGAVLFVFLQHEVSEFTRYWHMVVGLVLILVVVLGNRGAYGQIEHLLDRRRKVTPKPSALEVDAEKDASHA, from the coding sequence ATGTTTCACCAGACGACCACCAAGACCGTCACCATCCTCCTCCTCTTCATCGGCATGGCGATCTACACCGTCTTCGCCGGCTTCTACGGCCGCGAACTGGTCATCGAGGCGGCGTATCTCGTCATCCTCGCAATCAGCCTCGACATGGTCGCAGGCTATGGCGGCATGGTCTCGCTCTGCCACGGCGCCATCTTTGGCATCGGTGCTTATGTCTTTGCCGCTCTGACCGGCATGATGGGCGTTTCGCCCTTCATCGCTTTGATTGCCGCCATGGCGGCGAGCGGTTTGTTCGGCCTCTTCGTCGGCGCTGTCACGTCGCGCACCAGCGGCATCTTCTTCATCATGACCACACTTGCCTTCGGCCAGATGGTCTACGTCTACACCTTCGAGAACCGCGCGCTCGGCGGCGACGACGGGATGTCGGGCGTCGCCCGCCTCGATCTGTCCATGATCGGCATCGATACGAACGACTCCCTGCAATTCGCGCTTCTCGCCATCGTCTTCGCGGCGCTGTCCTACGCTGTCGCCGCCTTCATCATGCGCTCCGGCTTCGGCCGCACGCTCGTCGGCATCCGCTCCAACGAGGTGCGCATGCGCGCTCTCGGCCTGCCGGTGCTGCGCTACAAGGCGTTCGCCTTCGGCATCTCCGGTGCGATGGCAGGCCTTGCCGGAACGATCGCTGCCCAACAGACCATGTTCGTTTCGCCGGAGATGATGAGCTGGATGATGTCCGGCGAAGCGCTCGTCATCGTCATTCTCGGCGGGCTCGGCACGCTGGTTGGCGCCGCTGTCGGCGCCGTGCTCTTCGTCTTTCTCCAGCACGAGGTCAGCGAGTTCACGCGCTACTGGCACATGGTGGTCGGCCTCGTCCTCATCCTCGTCGTCGTGCTCGGCAACCGGGGCGCTTACGGCCAGATCGAACATCTGCTGGATCGCCGCAGAAAGGTGACGCCCAAGCCGTCTGCCTTGGAAGTCGACGCCGAGAAGGATGCCAGCCATGCTTGA